The Dyadobacter sandarakinus DNA window GCCAGACTTTCTTTATTTTGAACCAGAGGATACCGGCAAAGCCTTGCGGAAAGTCGTACTGCCAGGTTTTTCAATGCATGGTACCGGCCCCAGTTGCCATGGTAAGTAATCATGAGTGTTTTGCTGAAAATACGAGAGAACACAGCCACACTTAGCTGGAACCATGGATTGGAGGTATGCAGGTGAATGATCTGGTAGCGTATAAGGTAATATGCCAAGTGCACCGGAGTGGTTTTGCGAAGGTTGCAGAAGTAAAAGTTTTGCTTTTTAGCAGACAGCCCAGCGACCAGCCTGGCCACATGGACAGCTACCCCGCCAACCGGTGGAGGGACTTTTCCGATGATCAGTACAGGCTTCATCCGGTAAACCTTGCGGAGGTTCTTAAATCCTGCGCATAAAAGTATTGTCCCAGGATGAGAATGGGAGCAATGCAATTGATGGTCAAACTTTTACGTGGTAAAATAACAAAGACGCTACCCACAGTATGATTGAAAATGAGATAGAATATAAAACTGGCAAAAAGGAGCTGACATGCTGTGTTATACAGTATTTTGCTGCCAAGTTCCTGAGCAACAATGTATAGCAGAAAGTAAAAATAAGCAGTGCCTAGTATTCCTTCTTCGGCGAGCAATGTGTAAAAAAGCGAGTGCGCCTCCCGGTACCCGGGTCCCAGTACCTCAAAGCTGCTGATCCCGCTTCCAATAACCGGACTTTCATAGAATATACGCAGGGCAGTTGCATGGATTTCGGATCGACCGCTGATCTGGTGCAGCTTGCCCGCAGACTGTGTGCCGGTCATAAAATCTTCTATTCGCAATTTCCAGGAGTAAGCGAGCTCTCCGGCAGCATCAGTATGCATTAGGTCGGGGCGAAGCATTGCAATGATGCCGATGACGAACAACAATGCAGCAATGTAACGGAATGAACCGTCGAGTGTGAGGGTAAGCAAAAGGTAGGGTACCATCAGCAGCACCGATCCTCTTGAAAATGAAATAACGACCATGATCAGGAGCATCACGATCCCTGCCAGCCTGACCAGCCGCTCTCTATTCCTCCGGCAATACAGCAATACGAAAGGCCATAAGAGGATGAAGTATGCCATGGTAACGTTTGTGTCGGCAATGTTCCTGGTAACCAGCAGGTTGGTGGACCCTTTGTATTGTGAGCCAGCCACTACCAAACCAATGGTTCCAAGACCAAGTACAAAAAAGAGGAGACACAAACTATTCTCTATCCATATCAGAAAGCTGCTTTCAACTGAAACATTTTGCAAAAACAAAAATGAAAGGGGCAGCAGTAAAATATAAAAGAGACAACCTGCAAAGACGACCTCACCTGGCTTCGGAGTAATGAGCAGAAAGAGCAAATGCATTAAAATCCATGCTGCAATGCCCGTTCGGGTTTCTTTTGATAATATAAAAGACCTCTTGCTCAGCTTATCGAAGAGGAAGACAAGCATTAACAAGAAAGGCAGCAACCGCCAGATGGACATAGCCCCTGCCGGAAAATCATACTTTTCAAACAGGTGAATAAACTGGGTTAAGACAGGAATTGATAAGAATCCGAATACCGGATCAGGTTCATTGCTGGCCAGCGTAAGGGCACAAAACACGAAAAAAGCCAGAACAATTATGGTTTGTACCTCACTTTCCCCGGTATCTAGCAGAGATGGTGCGATTACACTGATCAGAAAGATCATTGCTAATGCAGCAATGCAACGAAGGGCTGAGCAGACGATCAATGCATGCATTGCGATATGTAGTAAAGTGTACGTTCAACCGCATTGCCCTTCCCGCCAGCAACAAATGGTCTGACTGCATCAGGGTCTGTCTGTTCAGTCCCGGTAAGCATGGTATCCAAAGCATGGTATAGCTCAGTTTTTGAGTAAACCGTAGTTCCGATGTTTGACTTGTTCAATGGAAGCTGATGTGTGTAGTCGTAATATCGCCGAATTGAACTGTGGTAAGGTTGAAAAGTGGGATCATATGCAATATTAATGACTGGCTTATGGCAGGCAGCGGCATCAAGCCGGAGGGTAGAGGCGATATGGAGGCAAACTGCGCAACTATGCAGCATGGCTGATAAGTTGTAAAGGAAGTCCGCAGCAGGCAGCCATTTGCCAAATGGATGATCTATTGCTTCACTGTTATAATTGCCCCATATTCTAAGATTAGGATCCTTTTTGTAAGAGCCGGAATAGTCAAAGTAATCAGCCGGGTGACATCGCAGAAGGACAATGATGTCTGTTTTCGTTTCTGCATAGTCGAGCAAATCCTGCAAATAGTGTTGTTGGTCCGGTACATGCCTTCCGGGACTGGTTGCAAAAAGTAAAATGCGCTCATTGGCGACGCCCAGTTGCTGCCTGTATTTTACCTGAAAATCATGCGCTGCAAATTGCTTGCTTTTATGCAGGTCAAATCGGGGTATACCGGTAATACGAATGATGGTTCGACCGTCAAAAAGTTTGTAAAACCTGCGATACTCTGCCGCCATGATGTGATTCCAGACGAATATATTATCGTGTTCAGCATTCATGACACCTTTGGTA harbors:
- a CDS encoding O-antigen ligase family protein, with amino-acid sequence MHALIVCSALRCIAALAMIFLISVIAPSLLDTGESEVQTIIVLAFFVFCALTLASNEPDPVFGFLSIPVLTQFIHLFEKYDFPAGAMSIWRLLPFLLMLVFLFDKLSKRSFILSKETRTGIAAWILMHLLFLLITPKPGEVVFAGCLFYILLLPLSFLFLQNVSVESSFLIWIENSLCLLFFVLGLGTIGLVVAGSQYKGSTNLLVTRNIADTNVTMAYFILLWPFVLLYCRRNRERLVRLAGIVMLLIMVVISFSRGSVLLMVPYLLLTLTLDGSFRYIAALLFVIGIIAMLRPDLMHTDAAGELAYSWKLRIEDFMTGTQSAGKLHQISGRSEIHATALRIFYESPVIGSGISSFEVLGPGYREAHSLFYTLLAEEGILGTAYFYFLLYIVAQELGSKILYNTACQLLFASFIFYLIFNHTVGSVFVILPRKSLTINCIAPILILGQYFYAQDLRTSARFTG